The window TAGCACGTCGTAGATTTTGTGTACTCCTAGAGACCAAGGCGGCCTTAGTGTTCAAGATTTGGAAGTAAAAGAAGTACGCAATGAATGACCAAATTGGTCAGTATTTTCGTAGACCGGAATGAGATTGTCCCACAAAGTTACAGAGGCAAAACTAACTTTGGAAGCAGGACTTGTTTAAGTATCTAGGATGAGCTACATACCACTGGATTTTTTTCTATGCACTTAGTGTATTCGGCATTATTGGATACACTAGTTGGATTTACATCTAAATGATTATGATATAAATTACCTCTACATAACACGGTATTCCTTTAGTTTTTATGTTGAAAAGTCATCTTTACTAAGGACAATTTGATTAAATGCAAATGGCCGGGGCACACAATGTAGCTTCTATTATGAGCAGGAAGTACAATGTTTTTATTGTGGGCTGGCATTTAATTGGAGGGTTAATTGGATAAATGGCATTTGAATTTTGGCGATTCCAAGAAacgccactgcaatttccaaactttgaaaaatatcACTGCAAAATTTATAAACTTTGGAAAGCACCACTGCAGACCTTGAAAAATGCCACTAAAAATgacatttttcaaagttttgaaaATTGCAGTGGCGTTTCTCGGAATCGCCAGAATttgagtggcatttatcaaattaacccttTATTGGATGGCTCGTTGTGTACTTAACTTTCGATATCACCAATGTGGTCATAATTTAGGTCATGGCTATGATGCGGGGGTGTAAACTGTTAAGTCCACTTATTTTGGTCATGGCGGCAACGTGTTTTTGTCTATTTGGCTATGCAGAAATGGTATTGTCTTCAATTACCAATTTGTTGCGATCATCGGTGTTCCTAAAAAAGGTGTGACACAAGGAGGCGATGTAACATGAGACCAAGAAGTTCGAGCACCTTAATAGGGAGTTTATGTCCCCGATATGGATAGCATACCAGTGATGGGTTTCGTAGTATTTAGAGTGGTATTTGTTGACATGTTACGTCCTTATTTCGCTGGATTGCCTTGATTTTTTGTATTCCACTTTTTGGTGAGGCATTGATTGGCAACTTTGTAATAAACATTATAGTAAGTTATGCTATATAACTGCTCAACTGCAGAATAGACGTCTTTGCCATCGCTTATCTTGGGCTCTTGTGCGCATAAATTTCTTATGGAAGTGGACTGGGATCCCACATTTGACGTCATTCACCATTGTGATCCGTGACAAGGGAAGCTCATGTCTTCAGCAGATACGTTTACTCTAACTAATGCTTGCCTCTCGGTCATTCCTATTTTTGCAATGAGATTGTTCATTTTAGGAGAAGGGGTGCATGCGAAATTTAATAAAGTGTGGGCTAGGTTTTTTTTCTGGGAAGCGGAAACGAAAAAACACAAATACCATATGATCAGATGGGCTGATCTTTGTCGCCCGAAAAACTAGGAAGGATTAGGCATTTCCAACTCGAGAAAGATGAACTTTGACCTTATTGCCAAATGGATCTAGAAGATCTCGCAAAATGATAATGGGCTTTGAGTTAGGATCCTTGCAGCAAAGTACTTCCCGAACTGCTCCTTCTTTGTGTGCAATGTGAAGGGGTCATCAATCTGGAAAGGGATTTAGAAATGTAAACAAGTTCTTTAAACTTAAAGGGCGAAATTCACATTTGGGAATGGGAAAGATACGAAATTCTGGCTATCGGCTTGGGTTTCGGATAAACCTCTTTATGCCTTATATCCTTCCATGTTCTTATGGTGGCCAAGCTGCAGGCCCTCATCTGTGAAGTCTCCGCTTCCGCTTCTGCCACCGTGGTCTTTTTAGATCTCTCTCGCCGGTGGAGTCGTTAGCTTTAGACAACCTACGTTCTTTAATTGATCACATTACTCTTAGTTCTATCAAAGACTCGATCAGCTAGGAGATAGAGCTCTCGGGCATCTTCTCTATCATATCCACCCATGCCAAGTTGGTGCGAGGCCCCAAGGTTCGGTATGTCAAAGGCTTGTGGGCAACTCAAGTGCCCCTCAAAGTTCGTATTTTCCTTTGGCAAGTGGCTTTGGATCGCCTACCCTCAGCTCTAAACCCACAAAAATGTTATGGTTCGGACCATAGGTGTTGTGCTCTCTATGGCTCCCCGGAGAACTCCAATCATATTATTTTCCAATGTGCTCCAACGAAATCCCTGTGGAGTTGTGTTTTGGGCAATCTTGGAGCCCAAATTCAATGTTAGATATCCTTGCGCTTCTCAACAATTCTTGCGGCCAACAATGCCGCTTAGGTTGGAGACCGTTTAGTGCTTTAGATTGGCGCTATGGAATACTCGCAACAAACTAGCCATTGAAGGGACCATCCCATCTCACCCTGCTAATTATATCTTTAAATCGTCTCTAGTTTTTCAGCAATGGCGTCCACTAGGGAAGAAGAATGATTGTGCAGCATCAGGTATCCTTTTCAAGATCAAACATCTTCATGCTATCCACAGGAGCTCCCGAGTCTCACCAAGGCGATTCTTAATGTTCCTGCGCTCATTTCGAGTCGCGATATGTACCTTGTTTCCTTTTTACTATCTGGTTTGCAAGACTTTAACGTTGTGGTTACTTGGCCTCTGTTGGCTTTACTAATTTAAAGCTGGGTGCTTCTTGTGTCTATTTTCCAAAAAAAAGTTATGCCATATATGCATCTCTACCTCTATGTACTAAAAAGTATGTGATTGTCGCTAGCATTGAACACATTGTTCCTTAGTAAAAGATCCCGTTATCTAAAAAATATTGACCGTCGCCGTGTTGAACACATTGCTCTGCAATAATTTGATGTTACGAAAACCAACCAAGCAGCTGTGACCGTGCTACAGTCTTGTTTTTGGTTCCGACTTGAACCCCAAAAGCTCCGGCGCAATAATCGCAAGGCAAACAGTGTAAAAATCCGAACAAATTATTGAGGTAAATCATTAAAACATGCACCCATATTATCTTGTTTGGACAACTCCACTGTCAAACAAGCAAACCAGAACTGCCCTTCACTGCCTCCCTCTCCTCGGCGAGAGATACACGTAGAGGGGGTGGAGCTTGTAGCCCATGAGCTGGACGGTGTCCACCTTGTCCTCGTCGCCCTCCTTGAGCGTCCAGACGAACTCCTGCACGAACCTCGCCATGGCGGCACACGAAATGCCCGTCGCCTGCGCGCTCCCGGCACAGACCCTCCTCCCGGCGCCGAATGCAATGGTCTTGTACATGTCCGCGACGTCGAACCTGCCGTCGTTCAGGAACCTCTCCGGCCTCCACTCCTCGGGCTCCTCCCACTCTTTCTTGTCCATGTTGCAGGCGTACACATTGACGATCACCTGGCAGGTGGCAACGGCCGAAATATATATATACGCCATTTTAGTGAACAGACAGCACTTCACTTCCGTTATGATGAGAGTAGCATTCAGTCACGTGAGAAAAATATTACTGAAGTGTGGAGTCATATGAGTACCTCTGTTCCGGCTGGGACATCGTAGCCGGCCAGTGTGGTGGTCTCATGGACGAACCTTGGAGGCAGAAGCGAGACAGGAGAATGGCGCCGCAGCGTCTCGTGGAACACGGCATTCAGGTACGGCAACCGAGGAAGATGATCCTCCGTCACCATGTCCTCGCCGCACACCTCCTGGATCTCCCGGTAGAGACGATCCTGCCATGGCGTGCCATGAGAAATCTGGTGTTAAAAATGCATCCCCGAGGGCAACAAGTACTTATTACTAGAAGGGTAGCTCAGCTTGCCTGTTTTTCGGGGTTCTTGGCAAGCTCGTACATAGCCCACTCGGTCGTCACCAAAGTAGTATCTGCACCCTCTATGATTGACTCCCACACCAGCATCGTTACTTGGTCATCTGTCAATGTGTTCTCTGCCAACAAAAAGTCCAGATAGGATGTCTTTGCCTGCATATCACAAATTGATTGCGTTATCATCACTTCATCAATGAACAAACATACGTCTGCTAAAAGCTACTTCCTCTGTACACTAATGTAAGATGTTTTTACAGTTCAAATTAAACTgcaaaaaacgtcttatattagtGTACAGAGGTATTAGTATATATATAGGTAGATTGCTGCCACCTTGCCACGCGCAATTCTTTCCTTCTGCTGATCGATCAACGCTCGCATCACCGTGGTTCGCCTCGATTCTGTGGTAGCAACTGCTGTATCAAAGCTCTTGTTTGGAATCCAGCTGAGGTACGGGAAGAAATCCCTCCAATCAATCTCAGTGACGCACATCATCATGTCAGCCACAATGATCTGGTAGATTTCATCCTTTGATATGTCCCGTCCAAACTCCTTCACATAAACTGAACTCACATCCTCACCTAAACCCTGAAAGTGCAGCATGCATGAACGACGACCCATACCATCCTTACTGTTCAAATTAAGAAAGTGTGGTGCTATCGTGTAGGCAGACTAATTAAATCATGGTGTTTGTAGAGAAACCAAGGTTTTGGATTCCGAAGGATGATTTTTTCTCGTGGGGCACCAAAATACTCGGTTAGCACGGGAACCAAAAATACAGAACAACTTTTGGACGAAATTTAAATCAATTTTTGAATCCTAATATTTTCACCTAGATATTTATACATGTTGAACCACAGTTTAACCAAAATGACCTCCTAGCCTAGTGGTATAACATTCCCTCAACCTCCCCGCCGGTGGAAAGGTCGCAAGTTCAATTCTCTGAGAGACTAACCTGGATCAACGATAAGCGGAATAGCTCCTCCTTGAAAACTTGTCGAAAGTTCTGAGGAGCATGTGGGTCATCAGCCACCAATGTATGAAAGGTGGTTAACAT is drawn from Triticum urartu cultivar G1812 unplaced genomic scaffold, Tu2.1 TuUngrouped_contig_2222, whole genome shotgun sequence and contains these coding sequences:
- the LOC125526895 gene encoding ent-kaurene oxidase 2-like, which produces VPSLPIIGNLLQLTEKKPHKTFAKWSDIYGPIYTIRTGASSVAVVNSTEVAKEAMVAKFSSISTRKLPKALSVLSRDKTMVATCDYGDFHKMVKRFVMAGLLGSSAQRQFRETRNMMMDNMLTTFHTLVADDPHAPQNFRQVFKEELFRLSLIQGLGEDVSSVYVKEFGRDISKDEIYQIIVADMMMCVTEIDWRDFFPYLSWIPNKSFDTAVATTESRRTTVMRALIDQQKERIARGKAKTSYLDFLLAENTLTDDQVTMLVWESIIEGADTTLVTTEWAMYELAKNPEKQDRLYREIQEVCGEDMVTEDHLPRLPYLNAVFHETLRRHSPVSLLPPRFVHETTTLAGYDVPAGTEVIVNVYACNMDKKEWEEPEEWRPERFLNDGRFDVADMYKTIAFGAGRRVCAGSAQATGISCAAMARFVQEFVWTLKEGDEDKVDTVQLMGYKLHPLYVYLSPRRGRQ